CTATGTATAGGATCTCAGTGAGTTTTACGCGAGGTACTGTCTTAGACTTAGGGCTCACAAGAACCATGATACATTGTTTCGCTACCCCTACGAGGATCATGACGATGGAGATGGGTATTAGTGCCCATAACTTCAGATTCGGGTCTAGCAAAAGTTCCGGCCCCTCATTTCCTGTTCGTATCGTTTCCCAAAATGAAAGTACCGATTGTGGAAGCATTGGTATCCGAAGTATCGTATAATCGTTCTCCTGGAAGAGTTCGGTCAATAGGTGGAGTACAACTGTTTCCTACTTTTATCTATTGTGAGCATTAATGTTTAAATCAAAGCTTCAAATGGAACATTGAAGCAGCAACTGTAATCGAAATAAATATTATGTCACGTGTACagttatatatatatatacatatataccTATATAGGGCCTTCGGCATTAATGGAGAGCATAGCTGGACGGCAGATTGAAGACATGTTACTGTTACCAATGGGCACCACCTATCGGTTCCGGTTACCTATGAATAGGGTTTTGAAACTAATTAAAGAATGTACGTAATATAATACTAAAAGTCTAACGTCTTGATGAACTCCTCTAAATCGAAAGAGTCACCAGGAGCATATTCTTCGAAAATTAGCCATGGCTTTCTCTTGGCTAAGTTGAATATCgattttccaaattcaGAGTTGGCCCAAGCAAACCATGGTCTTGTATAAACTTCGCCATTCGCTACGAAACCATTAATCGATTCATGGATTAGGCCAAGATCCCCAGTAGTTTCCAGGAGCATCTTCAAGGCATTCATGATTTCGATCTCGTCGTTAGATGTTCTTATCTTCATTATTAGGGATAAAGGCCACGGATTGTGTATTCCAATGTGTGGGCCACCGATACCTTGGAAATATTTGCCGTTGATGAAGTATGGATTGCCCTTGGAGGTGAGAATCATCTTTCTTGTGTTTTGATAAACAGGGTCATCAACGGGTAGGAATCCTAGATCTGGTAATGAGAGCAAGGATGGTATATTGGCGTCGTCCATTAATAAATGACTGCCGTATCCATCGACTTCGTACGCATATACTTTACCAAACTTAGGATGATCTATTATCCCGTACTTTTCGATACCTTTCCTGATGGCTTGTGCGAACTCTTGGCAGCTTTCTATAATTCTTGGCAACAGCACACCGAGTTCCTTTTGATCAGCTACCTTCTCAAAATCCTGTAATATGGGGACTATCCGTTCAAGTTCCGTAGCCATATGGGCGTTACCTGGAATAAAGAACTGGAAAATAGTGGAGTCATCGCTTGGTCTGAAAGCAGATCTGATAAGTCCAGTGTTTAAATTCACAGGATTCCCAGTTCCTGCAAGGGGTAACGTTTCAGAAGCCACATCGGTATTTCTCTTAAAGACATAGTAGAATTTGTTAACATGACCACTTTCATCGAACGTGGACACTGATTCCCGCCCCAAGACGGTCAAGACTTGGGTTAGTGCAACGAGCCAGTCATCCGTAATGAAATCTAGTCTGCTTTCCTGGGGGCTATTTTCGAAATATTGACGAGACAAGGTCAAGAAAGACGCGAGAGAGTCAATCTCATATTTGCACTCAAAGACCTGTCTCCAATTGGGCCTAGGGAAAACGTTGTCAAAGTGGCCTTCTCCCTTCTTGATCTTGGTATAAAGAGGTGGGTGGAACGCATTGCAATAAGCGTTGGAAAGTATCAATTGGGACTGTGTGTTGATGGCACCCTTTATCAATTCCCTTAAACCTTGGTCGTACTTTATCAACGGCTGATACACCGACAATTGCCAAGCAGAATCTCTCAACCATTCAGCATGAATGTCTCCAGTAACAACAAAGGTCTCTGGGAAGTTATTTCTGTAAAGATACTCGGGATGTCTATGGTTCTGcaattgtttgttttcatttgaGGTGACATGGTACAGAATCGTCGTATCCAACGTATTGGGGAAGGTGTTCTCAAACAATCTGGCCAAGTTTGGATCCTTaaattttggtttcaatCCCTCGATTATTGCCTCAATGAGCTTGGACTTAAATGTTCTACAATTCTTAGGAGGTCTTTGGAAAGGTAACTCGGTGTCTAAATCGTCTTGCTTCCTATAATGAGCAACACCTGCGTAGTCGACATAATCGGGACAACTTCTCACAGTATCGGAGTATTTCAAAGCATCTAGCTTCGACTGCAGCTTTGATGTATCCACATCTGAAGAATCTACCTTCTGGCCAGTCTGTGAAGCAATAAGGTACTCGTTGTCCTTACCAGAGTTATTGTCCAATACAAGGTATTTAAAGAATAGAAATAGGGTCGTTGCTACAATGAACAGTGTTAGCTTGTTCGTGCTTTTTAAATTACGCACTACCATAGTATATCAATATTCCTTATTGAGTATGAATCAGCTATTGTTCCCCTGTACCATAAGCAACAGAGTCTGTCTCTTGACATACAACATTTGTATCCTTTAAAAGGCAGAAGTTTGCTGTAGATTTTAAGGTTGCAAAGATTTGCTAAAGCTTTATTTATAAAAGACAAGAAGCTCATATTGACTGGAAAACATAATGTAAATAGGGATTCATTTAGATAGTATAAACCAGGTATCATTGGAATCGGTAGTGTCTTGAGTAATCTTGGGTTCGGTGATACCGAATTTAGCAAAAGTCTTTAATAAGTAACGAAGCTTTCCATGATTAGTCTTGTGTTTGCTAGCAGCAGCtatcttcatcaagttATCATAAGTGAAATCCTCATACATAGTAGAGAATTCCTGTAAAAGAGgcttcaattctttcaatggGATTAGAGATGACTTTTGAGATACCTTAACTCCTACAACTGAAGGTGTATAATGACGCTTCTCTGCTATTGACattatctttgaaataaCAGAGGGTTGCTGTACCTGCAGAAACTGGGACAGGAGTAAGGAATCATTGGTATTTTCCGGTAATATGGCGTCCTTAAaacaattgttgaataccGATTGGTTAAAACTACCCGTATATATCACATTGCTTGTCCTGTAATTCCTCCGTAACGTATGGTACAATCTGGAGACATCACTTTCGTCTAATGAACCATCAGCCGATTTCCCACAATACTGAAACAAAACGAAACAATTATACATCGTTAAATTCCGAGTGTATatcattcttgaaagaCCATTCCAGATGCTATCTAGTTCTTCCTGTGCTTTATGTGTATCCGATGATTCATGATCAACTTCATGATGAGTATGTACAGCAGGCCGTTTCCTTGCCACAGAAAGCGACTGTAATCTGAAAGTGTTGTATCTTCGTATACCAAGTATCCCTTGACGCAACATGGTAAAATCTGGGGTCAGCAGGCCTCAATATGGTGttttttctattattaTGCGGATAAGATTATTGTTGGTTTGAACATTTGGATATCCAATTGTTATGAGAAGCTTCAGTGTAATTATCAAATAACATTAGTCATTTTGAGTATTATCCATAACACGTCCGTTAAATGTTCAATAGAAGGTCATGGTAAGTAGAATACTTACCGTGGGCAGGGTTGATATTAAACAGTAGGCATCAATAGGAAGTGATGAAATTGCATCACGTGTACAGGAGCACGCAAACATTAGTGTCTATGGTCGTCAAACTCACTTCAGATGCTTGAAAATTGTTTCCAGCCCCTTTGGCCAAGTGGTAAGGCATCGCACTCGTAATGCGGGGATCGTGGGTTCAATTCCCACAGGGGGCAAAGaaaacctttttttttggtccTTTCCCTGTGGAAACCAAGGTATGAATATATCCAGCTAAACTCGGTTTAACTGCTCAAGATAATCCACTAGCAACTCCTGGTGTCTCGCTCTTTAATATTGATCGTTTCCTTTCATTCAATACAGATAGAACTATTTAAATTGATAGGTAGTGATAAGTAATGCCAATATTTACACAGACATAAGACATACAATGAACACCCGAACCCGACGTAAGAATGTGGAATTGGCTTTGTAACATTTACTCTGTTCAATTGCCCTTCTTGTTAGCATCTTCAGCTGCACGCTTGGCATAAATCTTGGCAGTGAATGGCTCTTCGAATCTTAATGCGATGTTGTACATCACGTGAACAACCAAAGTGGCAATCAAACCAGCAGGTTTACCGTTGTACAATGCGTAACCAAGGAAAGTGAAAGTAGAACCTTGGTACATTGGATTATCGAAATAGTTGAATGGGAAGCTGGTCACACGGTGGTCCATTAGAATACCGAAATAATCACCTAGATAAGTACCGGTGATCCCCAACTGGTACATAGAGCTTAAAACCAGCAATTGACCAAATGCGATATATGCGATACCGACATAGGTAAATTTGTCACCAGTCATCATGGCACTGACTGGTTGTTGGCGCAATGCAGATTCATAGAAATAGTCTCTGATGATACCCAAGGAGAAAATTGTAGCTGCTAGGAAATAACATCCTCTCTTAGCGGAACCAGCGATCTTAGTCAAGAAATGGGTGCTGTGTTCCAATCTGGCAACGACGTTCCAGAAGATTGGGTTGAACGCAATCAAACCTAGAGCGATTGTATACTCTCTAGATTCGAAATTGGTTAGTGTGACGATTTCATCACAGAATCtcttgaaaagagaaaactGATTGGTAATATAAGTTTCGATATCCATTTCTTCTCGATAGTTCCTAGCTACTGTGACAATCAAATGTAAACCAATTGATTCAACCTTTTAAGTGACAATAGCTGTAAAATGTTGCGAAACTGAACAGCAGAATGTCccatctttctttgttcttccttcttttatATTCCCTTTTACTAATTGCATGTGAAATCCAATCCTTTAAATGTCTGGTAAACCGCAATTTTCAAGTAAACAAACTaacaaacaaaacaaacaaacaaacaaaacaaCCGCTGAAGGGCTAAGAATACTGCAAGCAAGGTGTGATAGACTAGGATGTGTGGACTTAAAGCTGGTATTTTTGATGGTAAAATGAAGTACTGATGGACTCTTGTTTTTGTTCTGGCTTCGAAGCTTTAAGTTTGATTCTAGTGCTTATAATGGTGTCTATCAATGTGTCAAAGTAGACAAAAAGGGTGATAGGTTTTATGATCTATATATGGATACTTCATTGGAAACGGTGCTTGCATTTAAAAGGCTGCTTTCAGGTTGTAGAGAATTGGATATTGGAACGGTTAAAGTTGCGGTATGCTGAGAGAAAGGAGAAGGACGCTTCTTTGCGCCTATGTGATTGCCTATTATGGTAATTACTATGGAAGTTACATCAAACAACTGAATAACacaatttcattgatgagGCTTCAATATCACATTGGGCTATTTGACGCAATTGAGGTTTTGGCCCATTGGTATAAATGAAGATCGTTAGATATTGGATTTTTAGTTACTCGATGCCTTCTATTCATGCGTTCAGTGATATTAAAAAGAGTTAGAAACTAAAAGTTTAATAACGACAAAAGGCCACTTATGTTAGACATCTATCAGAATTTTAGGTTCAAGAATGATTGTTTCGTTTTGATTGTCACTGCAGTTTCAACGGTCGCTAATGGTTTAGTTCCAGTTGTGATATCGATTTTAACTGGGAGAGTATTTAACCTGTTACAATCTCTCGGAACTGATACTTACAAAACGAAATCTGAATTTGTTCACGAACTTACGGTAAGGTCATTCTCAATTGCAGCTGTGGCAGCTTGTGTGATTCCAATATCATGGGTCTCCTTATCGACCTGGATGACTTTAGGAGAACGACAGGGTTTCAGAATTAGAAACTCTCTCATCATGTTTTACTTCGAGAAAGATCTAAAATGGTACGATTCGAATGAAAACCTGGAAGGAGATTTCATCCAGATTAACAGATGCATAGAAGAAGTTAGGGCAAGTTCTGCCGAAGCTTCAGcaattttctttcaaaatgtCATCTCAATTATCGCTCTAATCGCTACTTCAATGTACTATTCGTGGTCTTTAACATTGATAATTTTATGCAGTTTACCACTACTGGCAACTCTAGCCGTTTTCCTCTCTATGAAAGTGGAGAAATTCTCAAAACTTGAGAACTTGGAATCTTCAAAGGCCTCGTCAGTTTTGGCATGGTCTCTTGATGCATTTCAAATGATACGGCTATTCAACACGTCTTACTGGGAGCAGAAGAAGTTCGAGACGCTAGTATCCAAATGTAACAAACACTTTGTCAAATCTTGCTTATACTCAGCTTTGAATGCATCGAGTTTAAGGTTTCTAACACTATGCATGTTTGTGCAAGGTTTTTGGTTTGGTAATACACAAATCAAACGTGGGAAGATGAAAGCTGGGGATGTAATTACATGTTTTTCCTCTTGTTTATTGTTGGGGTCTTCCTTATCAAGTACGTTGCAGCAGATCGTTACAATTCAAAAGGGTAAGGCAGCAATACAACGTATCAACCAGTTCCTTGTTCCCAATTCTAAGTCCGCCGTTGGTGAATGGGAAAAACGAAGTTCTCTCAtatcaacatcttcttcaataggGTTAGCACCCATCTTTTGTGACGGTGATATTGAATTTAGGGACGTATCATTTGCGTATCCTACTAGACCAGATGATTATGTACTAAAAAATGTTTCCATAAAGATTAAATCTGGAGCTACATGCTTCATTGTTGGGAAGTCAGGGTCAGGGAAATCGACGTTAGCCAGTCTTTTACTGAAAATGTATGGCGAATACACCGGTGAGATCAAGTTCGGTGAATACGAAATAGACTCACTTGATGACTCCTGGTTAGTAGAGAACATTACATTAGTGGAACAAAGGTGCACATTGTTCAATGGGACATTAAAAGATAACTTGACGATTGTCAATAAATACGCATCATGTACCGAGGTAAAGCAAGCATGTCAATTTGCTTTACTAAACACTGTCCTGTTAAATCTGCCGAATGGTATTGATACACTTTTGGGCAGACACGGTGTGACATTGAGTGGGGGTCAGCAACAAAGAGTAGCTCTAGCCAGGGCATACCTGAGAAATACTCCAGTACTGATTCTGGATGAATCTTTGTCAGCCTTGGACATAATGTCTAGAGAGTTAATAGTGGAAGCTATCAGACATTGGCGAAAAGGGAAAACTACTATAATCCTAACTCATGAATACACTCAGatcaaagatgatgaatatgTATATTTGATGAGCGAAGGAACGGTGGTCGAAAGTGGATTCAAATATGATCTTCTAGAAAACCCAGATTCGTACTTTGCACAATTAAACAGTCTACAGGAGACAAGATATGAAGTACCAGTAAGTCCAGATGTAGAACTACCTTATTCTCCTGATAGTGCTACCTATAATCATCAACCAATATCAAGATTTTCACGGTTTTTCTTCGACGCGAGTGCGCTTGAACCGCATCTTCCCAACacatcaaaatcaacagaTCAGTTAGATAACAAACGCGTTGTGTCCAGAGTTCAACCCTTAGACATAGAGAAAGCCTtacaagaaagagaatGCGATTTAGAAGAACAAGGCATACCAAAAATCTTGACGCTTTCTGCTattatgaagaaaatgaataatTCAATACCGAAGAGGCGGTATTTGGTACTGGGATTGCTATTCTCTGTTATTGCTGGTATGTCTAATCCACTTTTCTCCTATACATTCTCCAAGTTGTTGACAGGAATTGCACCACAAGATACAGGCACCAGTTCCTCATATTATCTGATGAAGTGGTCACTAATTGTGATCAGCATATCAGCTGTAGACGGTATATcaacatttttgaaagacTTTATACTTGGATATTGTAGTGAAGTCTGGATTGAGCGGTTGCGAGTCGACGCAATGGcaaaaatatcatctaAATCTCTAGACTGGTTTAAATTACCTACGAATAACTCATCTGAACTCAATTCCCTCATGATGAATGATCTTCGAGATCTAAGAGGCCTTGCCTCTGAATTTTTGAGTGCTATTACTACACTGGTTTTTGTAGCATCTATTGGTTTGATCTGGGCCTTAGTCTCTGGGTGGAAACTCAGTCTTGTATGCATCTCGCTATTTCCAGCCTTTATTTTATTCTCCGGTATTTATGGTTCATTGCTTCAAGTCTACGAGACTGCCTATAAGACAGAAATCGCAGAGCTTGAGACAAGGGTTCATGAACTTGTCATATCCATGAAAACTATCAAACTCCTTCAACTACAGCAACATTTTGAGGGCTCCTTCAAAACTCAACTGGCGAAAGTTAGAATAGTATGCAAGAAAAGATCAGTTGCTGTCGGATTTGGGATAGCTGTTACAAATGCATTAGCTATGGTTGTCCAAGCtattttattctttttcgGAATAAAATTAGTAATTCAAGGTGAGTATTCTGTAGCACAAATGTTCGAAACGTTTACGTTACTTCTTTTCTCCATTATGACttgtgtttctttgatcaacCAAGTTCCTGAAATTAGCAGAGGACAAAGGGCTGCTACATACATATTTAAGGTTCTAGAAGATTCTGGCTCTGTTGATACATCAAAACCTGATCCCTCACAGAACCAAAGCTTCTTTAGCACAGCGGGCAACAGAGAGACGATTAAGATATCTAATCTATCTTTTGCCTTCTCAAGCGCACCGATGAATAAAATATTCAACTCGTTAAGTTGCGAGATCTGTCTTAATGAAACTGTCGGGATTGTTGGCGAATCTGGTTCTGGAAAGTCTACCCTATCATTATTGCTAACAAGACTCTACCCTGTACCTAGTGGGAAAGTTTATATTGGTggtattgatatcaataaatGGGATGAGTATGCTTTAAGAAGAACCATTTCAATTGTGGAACAGAAGCCAAAATTCTTTGATGGTACAGTAAGAGAAAACCTGGTATATGGTCTCAAACGTAACGTTTCAAACTCTGAATTAAGATCAGTTTTAAAGTCAGTTGATTTACTATCATTTGTACAAACCCTACCGAATGACTTGAATACGCGCGTTCATGATGGGTTAATGTCCGGAGGTCAAGCCCAACGATTATCTATCGCCCGCACGTTGTTACGCCAGCCGAAAATCATCATACTAGATGAATGCACATCTGCACTGGATGCAGCTAATTCATTTGCAATTGCAGAGCTCATCAGGACTGTTCTGAAGAATGTTACGGTGATTGTTATTACTCATTCAGAGCAATTGATGCAAATTTGCGATAGGGTTCttgttttgaaaaaagGGAAAGTTAAAGAAGAGGGATCCTATGCAGAGCTCTTCGAATCTAGAGGCGAACTATACCGGATAGTTTCGTGCACTAGATATTAACAGAGGATTTTAAATAACGATTGATTCACATGtatgatttcttctaaGTAAGTTTATATCATTAAGCCTAGCATCATAGAGATAGAATTACGAATTTACATCTGGTATCAGACAAAATTAGAATCATTACAAATGGACGGTGACATATGGAACCTCCACGTCTTCACCTTCCTTATCTTCACAACAGAATTCCAAAATCATGGTCTTAACGTGACTGAGGATTTCCTTCTTCGTGACTAATTTTACAACCTCAGTTATTGGAAGATCCATTCTATCCTTTAGTTTTTTTGGAGGGAAGAATGATGCGTATAGTAAAGAAACATCGTAGGAGACCATTGTAATTTCCAATCCTTCTTCCTTGTTGAAGTGATCAATCAACTCTCTTAATGTGATATCACCTTGAATATCGAATCTATCCCATATTTTATCGAAAGTCTTATCATTGTATTTACCCTTTTGTGATGCGATTGGTTCTGA
The genomic region above belongs to Kluyveromyces lactis strain NRRL Y-1140 chromosome B complete sequence and contains:
- the OPI3 gene encoding bifunctional phosphatidyl-N-methylethanolamine N-methyltransferase/phosphatidyl-N-dimethylethanolamine N-methyltransferase (similar to uniprot|P05375 Saccharomyces cerevisiae YJR073C OPI3 Phospholipid methyltransferase (methylene-fatty-acyl-phospholipid synthase) catalyzes the last two steps in phosphatidylcholine biosynthesis), whose amino-acid sequence is MDIETYITNQFSLFKRFCDEIVTLTNFESREYTIALGLIAFNPIFWNVVARLEHSTHFLTKIAGSAKRGCYFLAATIFSLGIIRDYFYESALRQQPVSAMMTGDKFTYVGIAYIAFGQLLVLSSMYQLGITGTYLGDYFGILMDHRVTSFPFNYFDNPMYQGSTFTFLGYALYNGKPAGLIATLVVHVMYNIALRFEEPFTAKIYAKRAAEDANKKGN
- a CDS encoding uncharacterized protein (no similarity), whose protein sequence is MLRQGILGIRRYNTFRLQSLSVARKRPAVHTHHEVDHESSDTHKAQEELDSIWNGLSRMIYTRNLTMYNCFVLFQYCGKSADGSLDESDVSRLYHTLRRNYRTSNVIYTGSFNQSVFNNCFKDAILPENTNDSLLLSQFLQVQQPSVISKIMSIAEKRHYTPSVVGVKVSQKSSLIPLKELKPLLQEFSTMYEDFTYDNLMKIAAASKHKTNHGKLRYLLKTFAKFGITEPKITQDTTDSNDTWFILSK
- the STE6 gene encoding ATP-binding cassette a-factor transporter STE6 (similar to uniprot|P12866 Saccharomyces cerevisiae YKL209C STE6 ATP-binding cassette (ABC) transporter required for the export of a-factor catalyzes ATP hydrolysis coupled to a-factor transport contains 12 transmembrane domains and two ATP binding domains expressed only in MATa cells); this encodes MLDIYQNFRFKNDCFVLIVTAVSTVANGLVPVVISILTGRVFNLLQSLGTDTYKTKSEFVHELTVRSFSIAAVAACVIPISWVSLSTWMTLGERQGFRIRNSLIMFYFEKDLKWYDSNENLEGDFIQINRCIEEVRASSAEASAIFFQNVISIIALIATSMYYSWSLTLIILCSLPLLATLAVFLSMKVEKFSKLENLESSKASSVLAWSLDAFQMIRLFNTSYWEQKKFETLVSKCNKHFVKSCLYSALNASSLRFLTLCMFVQGFWFGNTQIKRGKMKAGDVITCFSSCLLLGSSLSSTLQQIVTIQKGKAAIQRINQFLVPNSKSAVGEWEKRSSLISTSSSIGLAPIFCDGDIEFRDVSFAYPTRPDDYVLKNVSIKIKSGATCFIVGKSGSGKSTLASLLLKMYGEYTGEIKFGEYEIDSLDDSWLVENITLVEQRCTLFNGTLKDNLTIVNKYASCTEVKQACQFALLNTVLLNLPNGIDTLLGRHGVTLSGGQQQRVALARAYLRNTPVLILDESLSALDIMSRELIVEAIRHWRKGKTTIILTHEYTQIKDDEYVYLMSEGTVVESGFKYDLLENPDSYFAQLNSLQETRYEVPVSPDVELPYSPDSATYNHQPISRFSRFFFDASALEPHLPNTSKSTDQLDNKRVVSRVQPLDIEKALQERECDLEEQGIPKILTLSAIMKKMNNSIPKRRYLVLGLLFSVIAGMSNPLFSYTFSKLLTGIAPQDTGTSSSYYLMKWSLIVISISAVDGISTFLKDFILGYCSEVWIERLRVDAMAKISSKSLDWFKLPTNNSSELNSLMMNDLRDLRGLASEFLSAITTLVFVASIGLIWALVSGWKLSLVCISLFPAFILFSGIYGSLLQVYETAYKTEIAELETRVHELVISMKTIKLLQLQQHFEGSFKTQLAKVRIVCKKRSVAVGFGIAVTNALAMVVQAILFFFGIKLVIQGEYSVAQMFETFTLLLFSIMTCVSLINQVPEISRGQRAATYIFKVLEDSGSVDTSKPDPSQNQSFFSTAGNRETIKISNLSFAFSSAPMNKIFNSLSCEICLNETVGIVGESGSGKSTLSLLLTRLYPVPSGKVYIGGIDINKWDEYALRRTISIVEQKPKFFDGTVRENLVYGLKRNVSNSELRSVLKSVDLLSFVQTLPNDLNTRVHDGLMSGGQAQRLSIARTLLRQPKIIILDECTSALDAANSFAIAELIRTVLKNVTVIVITHSEQLMQICDRVLVLKKGKVKEEGSYAELFESRGELYRIVSCTRY
- a CDS encoding glycoside hydrolase family 125 protein (conserved hypothetical protein) — encoded protein: MVVRNLKSTNKLTLFIVATTLFLFFKYLVLDNNSGKDNEYLIASQTGQKVDSSDVDTSKLQSKLDALKYSDTVRSCPDYVDYAGVAHYRKQDDLDTELPFQRPPKNCRTFKSKLIEAIIEGLKPKFKDPNLARLFENTFPNTLDTTILYHVTSNENKQLQNHRHPEYLYRNNFPETFVVTGDIHAEWLRDSAWQLSVYQPLIKYDQGLRELIKGAINTQSQLILSNAYCNAFHPPLYTKIKKGEGHFDNVFPRPNWRQVFECKYEIDSLASFLTLSRQYFENSPQESRLDFITDDWLVALTQVLTVLGRESVSTFDESGHVNKFYYVFKRNTDVASETLPLAGTGNPVNLNTGLIRSAFRPSDDSTIFQFFIPGNAHMATELERIVPILQDFEKVADQKELGVLLPRIIESCQEFAQAIRKGIEKYGIIDHPKFGKVYAYEVDGYGSHLLMDDANIPSLLSLPDLGFLPVDDPVYQNTRKMILTSKGNPYFINGKYFQGIGGPHIGIHNPWPLSLIMKIRTSNDEIEIMNALKMLLETTGDLGLIHESINGFVANGEVYTRPWFAWANSEFGKSIFNLAKRKPWLIFEEYAPGDSFDLEEFIKTLDF